Within the Rhizobium favelukesii genome, the region GGAGGCTTGAACCCGTCGGACGAATGCCGGCGGCTTTTTCTTGGTGGCATACGCGAAAGAAAGACCGCCTCAACATGACCAGTTGAGACGGTCAATGCGGATGCAAAATCCGCCGCCCCAGTGCGTTGACGCAGAAGCACCGAGGCGCTGTTGCCGCCTCATCGTGTGGGTTGGGGTGAGATGAGGCAATGAGAACCTATCAGCGCCCGGCACCTTGCGAAATTATACGTAGGTTGTCGGAAGCTTGTGCGCAGGTATGAGGCGTCCAAACGCGCCATCTGTTGGCTGAGGCCGCGACGTAAGGACGCCGTCACGCGCCATTCATGTTCCACGGAACGAACCCGCGACCCCCTGATTACCAGCCAGCACGCCCGCGGCTGTCATCTAAGGGCGCGCCACCGAGGAGACCGCAGCCATCGGCGCGAATGCCGGCCCCAGTCGCAGAAGTAATGGGTGGCTACAGGCAACATCGAATAGTCATTGAAATTGGTCCGTCTCTCTGAGGCGGACTTTTTTCGTCTTTGGAGAAAAAGAGCCCGGCGTTGGTCTGGCCGGGCTCCGGCACCACGGCCTGGCAGCATGAAAGCTGCAAGCCGTACGACACTACAGGATCGGTGCCGCTGTTAAGTGAACTTTTGGCCCGTTGAAAGGTTCCGCGAAGAAAGCAAAGCCCGACGGGCTAGGGGGCGGCGCCGGGCCATTTGCGGACCTGCATAGGGCGATGCTTGGTCCCACAGCGTGTTGGAAACGCTGCATTGGTATAACCGGCGGCGGCGGAAAAGGTTCCCTATTGGCAAGCCTCCTCAAGCCACTTCCATCCAGCAAACTTGTCACCGACCTCGCGCAGGTGAGAGTAGCGTTGCAGGCTGTTCCATGAGCGGTGCCCGCTGACACTTGCGGCGAGCGGAATGGTGCGGCCCATCTCGAACAGGCGAGATACGCCTTCATGCCGCAGGTCATGGAAATGAAGGTCATCGATTTCGAGGAACTGGCAGGCCCGGGTGAACGCCGCACTCACTGCGTCGACACTATACGGGAAGATGCGTTCGCTTTTTCTTGGCATTGCCTTGATGATGCGCAGTGCCTCGGGCGGTAGTTCAACCCAGACATCATTTCCCTTCTTCTGTCCAGGATGCTTCATGTCGCGCACAAGGATGCGGCTGTGCGGCTCGTCAAGGTCATCCCAACGAATGCGGACAACCTCTTCCTGCCGGCGCGTCGAATAGGTCGCGAAGGCAACAATCTTGTGCATCGGCGAGGACTGCGGGGCGCGCGCTTGGCGGTCGACAAAGTGCTGCATGATCTTGTCGAGTTCAGGCAGGGTAGGGCGCCGATCGCGCTTCGCTGACTTGCTGATGGTTTCCTGGCGGGACAGAGCCGCTTGCGCGTTTCGCATCGCCTGGTCGTCGAGAGGAATGCTCCAGAGCGCACGGGCGTCCTTGAATACGGCCGAGAGGTGCGAGATGTAGTTGCCGACGGTCTGTGGCTTCCTGCCGCCGCTCAAAAGCTCGCGCGCAAAGGCCGATATGTCGCTGGCCTTGATCGCTGCGCAATCCATCGAGGCAATGGCGTATCCCTTGATAGAGCGGAGACATTGCTCTTTCGTGCGCCCAATGTCTTTCTTCTCTTTGGTGTACAGGTCGATCACGTCGGCCAGCGTAGAGGACTTTGCAGAAGCCCGTTCGATTGCGCCTGGCTGATCCAGTTCCGATTCACGAAAGCGGATCCACGCCTCGGCTTCGCGCTTCGTATCGAATGTCTTCGCCTCGCGCCAAACTATCGCACCGCCTTTCTTTCTGAGGATTTGAGCGGTATATCCGGTGCTTCCGTCCTGACGCTTGCGGGCGCTGATGGTTCCCATGGTACGAGATTTCTCCCTCGAAGTACTACAATGTTGTATCTTACGCTGAAAAACGGTGCAACAGGCGGAAAGAGCCTGACAAAGCATGACAAAGACCACCGAGGCTAACGAATTGAATTTCTACCAGAAAGCCTTGATTTCAAGGGTTCCGATCTTCGCCGTTGCGCCGATGATCGACTGGACCGATCGACATTGTCGCTATTTCCACCGGCAAATCAGCCGCAATGCGCTGCTCTACACGGAAATGGTCGTGGCCGATGCGATCATCCATGGGCCGCGCGAACGTCTCCTGTCCTTCGATGCGGTGGAGCATCCGGTGGCGCTGCAGCTCGGCGGGTCAGATCCGGCAAAGCTCGCAGAAGCGGTCCTGATCGCCGCGCCCTATGGCTACGACGAGATCAACCTGAATGTCGGCTGCCCCTCGGACCGGGTGCAGTCGGGCACCTTCGGCGCCTGCCTGATGCTGACGCCGGAGACGGTGGCGGCCTGCGTCAAGGCGATGAAGGCGGTTGCCGACCGGCCCGTGACGGTGAAGTGCCGGATCGGCGTCGACGAGCAGGATCCGGAAGCGGCTCTGCCCGATCTTCTTGACCGGGTGGTCGATGCCGGCGCCGACGCCGTCTGGATCCACGCGCGCAAGGCGTGGCTCAAGGGCCTGTCGCCGAAGGAGAACCGCGAAATCCCGCCGCTCGACTACGAGATCGTCTACCGCATGAAACGGGCGCGGCCGGATGTCTTCATCGGCATCAACGGCGGCATCCAGACGCTGGACGAGGCGGCCGCTCACTTGAATCATATCGACGGCATCATGCTCGGACGCGCGGCCTACCAGAACGCCGCTGTTCTCGCCGACGTCGATCAGCGATTCTACGGTGCAGCGGCCCAGGAGGCTGATTGGGGCGCGATCCGCGACCGGATGATGGCCTATGCCGAGCGCCATATCGAAAGCGGCGGGCGGATGCAGCAGGTGGCGCGGCACATGGTCGGGCTGTTTACCGGGCTGCCCGGCGCGCGGCGCTATCGGCAGATCCTTTCGACCGATGCGGTGAAGACAGGGGCGGGGCCCGAGGTGATCGCGGCTGCCTTCGCGGCGGTGGATTTCGAAGGCGCGCGGGAAGCGGTCGGCGCCTAGAGAGCGGTCAGGCAAGGCGGCCCCTCTTCGAGCCGGCGCCCGCTGCCACGATCGCTTTCCTCAACGGCCCTCCTGCCCATCCCCGCAAACGAAAACGGCGCCCCTTGCGGAGCGCCGTTCCATCCTGCCGAAACAGGAAATTTAGATTAGTTGGCCGAGATGTTGACGGCCTTCGGGCCCTTGCCCATGCGATCCGGCTCGGTGTCGAAGGTTACCTGCTGGCCTTCGCGGAGCGACGGGATGCGGGAAGCCTGGAGCGCGGAGATGTGAACGAAAACGTCCTTCGCGCCGCCATCCGGAGTGATGAAACCAAAACCCTTGTCCTGGTTGAAGAATTTTACGACGCCTTTGGTGGCCATTGGGATAGTCCTTTTCCCTTAGTCTGTCTGGTATCCATCCCCCCGAGAGGAAATGGACGGCTTTAGCTTTCGCGCTCCCTCATCGAAATTCAGCGCGCGAAGGGTCAGTCGAGTAGTTCACGAACGGGGAAAGAACGTCTACGCACGCGGGTGTCCCCCACGCTGCCTTCCTGCCGGAAGGCGTTACCACATCAGTCCAGTCACCGGCATGCAAATGCCCGAGAGCTGCATTTGGTGACAGCATTCGAAGCAAAAGGCAAGCGGCAATATTGTGGCACGCGATTCCGCGCGCCGGGAATGGCCAAAGATTCAGACACTTGACGAAAGGTAAGGATGCACAGCCGGCACTGTATCTTTTCCGGATTCTGTGCCGGAACGGCGCTGTTTCGGCGTTTTCGCACCCTCCGCCTCGATCCAGCCTCATCTGAAAAAGGTGCAAATGACGCCGTCAAGTGCCCGTTTGGCGGTTTGTGCTCGCAACGCCGGTCTCTCTGCAGCCCCCTATGTGTGCCGCACTTGCCCGGATGATGCGTGTTCTTGTGAAACACTGCAATCATTCGTGGCCATAGCCGTCATGCCGGCTTGATCCGGCATCCAGCGGCGCGATGTCGATCGCGCGAAGGCCATTTTGGGTTCGGGTTCATGTTCGCTGATCCATTCACCACGCGGACACGCGGTGAATGGATCCCGGATCAAGTCCGGGATGACGGGAAGAGGGTCAGGTCAGCGCCCCGGTCGCCCGGTCTTCCCCTTTGTCCTGCCCTTGCGCTTTTGCTCGGCCGGGTCCTCGTAGGAGCCAATGCCCGTCTTGCCGCGGACGAGGGGGCGCGGGTCGTCGGTGGGTCCTCGGGTCTCGCTGCGCTCGCCCGAGGATGACGACGGAGAGGGAAGCGGCGAGGCGCGCTTCTTCGTACCGATCGATTCCCCTGGCTTTTCCGGCAGCGCGCCGCTGACCGGTCTTTCGGTGCGGCCGACGGTCATTTCGTCGAGGCTGTTGCGGCGGAAGAGGCTCTTGCGCGCGGGCTCGGCGATGTCGCGGCCCATTTCGTCTCGGTCCGGCTTGCGGAAGAGGGGCGTTGCGGTGTCGGTGCCCGGGCCCATGTCGTCGAGGCCGGGCTTTGCGAAGTAGGAGGTTCCTCGCCCGCCCTCGTGGTTCGAGACGG harbors:
- a CDS encoding site-specific integrase, encoding MGTISARKRQDGSTGYTAQILRKKGGAIVWREAKTFDTKREAEAWIRFRESELDQPGAIERASAKSSTLADVIDLYTKEKKDIGRTKEQCLRSIKGYAIASMDCAAIKASDISAFARELLSGGRKPQTVGNYISHLSAVFKDARALWSIPLDDQAMRNAQAALSRQETISKSAKRDRRPTLPELDKIMQHFVDRQARAPQSSPMHKIVAFATYSTRRQEEVVRIRWDDLDEPHSRILVRDMKHPGQKKGNDVWVELPPEALRIIKAMPRKSERIFPYSVDAVSAAFTRACQFLEIDDLHFHDLRHEGVSRLFEMGRTIPLAASVSGHRSWNSLQRYSHLREVGDKFAGWKWLEEACQ
- the dusA gene encoding tRNA dihydrouridine(20/20a) synthase DusA; the encoded protein is MTKTTEANELNFYQKALISRVPIFAVAPMIDWTDRHCRYFHRQISRNALLYTEMVVADAIIHGPRERLLSFDAVEHPVALQLGGSDPAKLAEAVLIAAPYGYDEINLNVGCPSDRVQSGTFGACLMLTPETVAACVKAMKAVADRPVTVKCRIGVDEQDPEAALPDLLDRVVDAGADAVWIHARKAWLKGLSPKENREIPPLDYEIVYRMKRARPDVFIGINGGIQTLDEAAAHLNHIDGIMLGRAAYQNAAVLADVDQRFYGAAAQEADWGAIRDRMMAYAERHIESGGRMQQVARHMVGLFTGLPGARRYRQILSTDAVKTGAGPEVIAAAFAAVDFEGAREAVGA
- a CDS encoding cold-shock protein, whose protein sequence is MATKGVVKFFNQDKGFGFITPDGGAKDVFVHISALQASRIPSLREGQQVTFDTEPDRMGKGPKAVNISAN